In Montipora foliosa isolate CH-2021 unplaced genomic scaffold, ASM3666993v2 scaffold_420, whole genome shotgun sequence, the following proteins share a genomic window:
- the LOC137988509 gene encoding uncharacterized protein, with product MAPVVKTLQEAHDGSLVHDEDEDASVESASDSGEHEVDEPPNRESTTVSNSKVDSLVTEVTEDEVTGPAISEKIASVLNNILASGLNEQAINSIKRRKENIHRPSNSKLLTQTRVNPEIWDIAKKQTRSMDSRLQALQDTLIKGLIPLADLTGKVVESLDSDTVMPTKEALWEGLSNSLLLVAAANHSLNICRRDMFKTELDDNYKALCNNKHPIGSELFGDDFTERLKTVTESNKAAKQLTRSNKSVSQKYKGSSKPFLAQGGRSQCPFNQYNSNARGYQRNSRHNYRKEPSKTESKTTKQTVKQS from the exons ATGGCACCTGTGGTAAAAACACTACAAGAAGCTCACGATGGTTCACTCGTGCACGACGAGGACGAGGATGCCTCGGTCGAAAGCGCCAGTGATAGTGGCGAACACGAGGTCGATGAACCTCCGA ACAGGGAATCAACAACCGTCTCTAACAGCAAGGTGGATTCTCTTGTCACTGAAGTGACAGAGGACGAAGTGACGGGGCCAGCGATctctgaaaaaatcgcaagcgTGCTCAACAACATACTCGCTAGTGGTCTAAATGAACAAGCCAtaaact CCATAAAGAGGCGGAAAGAGAACATTCACCGACCTTCAAACAGCAAATTGCTTACACAAACTCGTGTAAACCCAGAGATTTGGGACATTGCTAAGAAGCAGACACGTAGCATGGATTCCAGGCTACAAGCCTTACAGGACACCCTGATAAAGGGACTAATTCCACTGGCTGATTTGACAGGGAAAGTAGTCGAATCCTTGGATTCAGACACTGTTATGCCTACCAAAGAAGCCTTATGGGAAGGCTTATCAAATTCTCTCCTACTTGTGGCTGCAGCAAATCACAGCTTAAACATTTGTCGCCGTGATATGTTCAAAACAGAGTTGGATGACAACTATAAGGCCTTGTGTAACAACAAGCACCCTATTGGGAGTGAACTTTTTGGAGATGACTTCACAGAACGGCTCAAAACTGTCACAGAGAGTAACAAGGCAGCTAAACAACTCACAAGGTCCAATAAATCAGTTTCTCAGAAGTATAAAGGCTCATCAAAACCTTTTTTAGCCCAAGGGGGGCGCAGCCAGTGCCCCTTCAATCAATACAATTCCAATGCACGAGGCTACCAGAGAAACAGCCGTCACAACTACAGGAAGGAACCTTCCAAAACAGAATCCAAAACTACCAAACAGACTGTGAAACAGTCGTAA